A portion of the Eubacterium maltosivorans genome contains these proteins:
- the proC gene encoding pyrroline-5-carboxylate reductase has product MNATVRFIGAGNIVQAILSGIEKSGVYSPGEIGIFDVSPEVRERFMKNGYTVYESIEDLVREAPVVVVAVTPQVIDSIVPQIKSTFSAETVLLSLAAGISNQWYQERLTDTCKVVRCMPTLTAQAGLGAFAVSRAAAVSDDDYREVDRFLTSCGIVEEIPEALMCEVVPINGSAPAYFYHMARVIVDEAVQMGMDENTALRLFAQTMKGSAETLLSSGMSAEALENKLRLPGGTTLAALDKMDELGFDTCLKEGVKACVDRCRELGQL; this is encoded by the coding sequence ATGAATGCAACTGTTAGATTTATCGGTGCCGGAAACATTGTTCAGGCCATTCTTTCAGGAATTGAAAAGAGCGGCGTCTACTCACCTGGAGAAATCGGAATCTTCGATGTTTCACCGGAGGTTCGCGAACGTTTTATGAAAAACGGCTACACCGTTTATGAATCCATTGAGGATTTGGTCCGGGAGGCGCCTGTTGTCGTTGTCGCTGTGACACCTCAGGTTATTGACTCCATTGTCCCCCAGATTAAAAGCACATTCTCTGCCGAAACAGTCCTTCTCTCTCTTGCGGCCGGGATCAGCAATCAGTGGTATCAGGAAAGACTTACAGACACCTGTAAGGTTGTCCGCTGCATGCCGACCCTGACAGCGCAGGCAGGCCTGGGCGCTTTTGCCGTCTCCCGCGCAGCTGCCGTGAGCGATGACGACTACAGAGAAGTGGACCGCTTCCTGACAAGCTGCGGAATCGTCGAGGAAATCCCCGAAGCCCTCATGTGTGAGGTGGTTCCGATCAACGGTTCTGCCCCGGCGTATTTCTATCATATGGCCCGCGTTATCGTTGATGAAGCTGTACAGATGGGCATGGATGAAAACACAGCGCTCCGGCTTTTCGCCCAGACCATGAAGGGAAGCGCCGAAACGCTTCTGAGCTCTGGCATGAGCGCCGAAGCCCTGGAAAACAAGCTTCGCCTGCCTGGCGGTACGACCCTGGCGGCCCTGGACAAAATGGATGAGCTCGGCTTTGATACCTGCTTGAAAGAGGGCGTCAAGGCCTGCGTCGACCGATGCAGAGAGCTTGGCCAGCTATAA